The Hymenobacter oligotrophus genome segment CCACTTAGCCCAACCGCAAGAGGTAGCCCAACGCATCATGCGCTGGATTACGCAACCTACCCCCGCGCAAGAGCCCGTAGTGCTGCGCATCGACACCTTGCCCTAGGTTGGGACGAAGTATTTAGTATTGGGCAGTCGGGATCAAGCTAATCAGTACCAGCGAAGCATCTTCCAGCCAACGGCGCGGCCGCATTACTTACCCAATATTCATTCAAGAACTCACGACAAACAAAAAGCCCCGACCAAATGGCCGGGGCTTTTTGTGTAAAAGAGGCTGAGCTTAGTAGCCAGGGTTCTGCTCTACTACGCCAGGCGAGGTTTGCAGTTCGCGCTGAGGAATGGGCCACAGGTGGCGGAAGGTTTGCGTAACGTCGGCACGAGCAGCCTGTACCGTGTTGGTACGACGCAGGTCGAACCAACGGTGACCTTCCTGAGCCAGCTCGATACGGCGCTCCTGCAGGATAGCAGCAATCAGCTGATCCTTCGTGAGGGTGGTAGCGCGCGGGGTGAGGCCAGCGCGGCTACGTACCGTGTTCAGGATGCCCAGAGCGGGTACTAGGTCGCCGTTCTGCGCCAAAGCCTCGGCGCGGGTCAGCAGCACCTCGGCATGACGAACCAGGATAGCGTTGTCGTCGCCGGCCGCTACGCGGAAGTACTTACGGGTAGTGCCCGTGGGGTACACCGGAGTAGCATTGGCAGCCGTAACCGCGTTCACGGGCAGGCGGGTGTCGCCTGATTCGTGCGCAGCGGGTAAAGCCGTAGCGGGGTCAACCTCGTTGCGGCCGCCGTTGGCCGACGGGAACCAGAAGAAAGCCAGCGAGTTCGAGTCAACGTTGTCGAAGGGCAGCTCCCAAATTGACTCAGCCGAGTTTTTCTGGGTGAAGATGTTGGCGTATACCGGCTCTAGGCTGAAACCCGTAATCTGCGCCGTGTAGTTAATTACGGCATCGTAGTTACGGTTGCGCAGCTCAAAGCGCGAACGCAGCGCCAGCGCACCGGCCTTGGTGATGCGTGCCTTGTTCGAGCCGCCTAGGTTCGCGATGGCGAAATCCAGGTCGGAACGGATAAGCGCGTTCACCTCAGCCTCCGAAGCGCGAGCAATTGGCGCAATCTCCGAGCCAGTGATGTTGGTGGTTGGCACCACGCGCAGCGGCACACCCAGGCCACCAGCGTAGCCGTAGCCTTGCGGCGAACCGCCCCAGTAACCGATCAGGTTCATGTAGTGAAACGCGCGCAGGGCACGGGCTTCAGCAATAGCCTGGTTTTTGTTAAAGGCCGGGTCGTTCAGCTTTTCGGCTTGCTGAATGATAAAGTTAGCGCGGTTGATGCCACCGTAGATCGAGTTCCACATGCTGGTTACCTCGACGTTGTCCGGCAGAATCTGGTTCTGGGCAATCTGGGCAAACGATGGGAAGGTACCCGTGTGGCGGGCGTTGTCGGCGCCTAGGTCGGCAAACAACTGGTAGCGCAGGCCCCAGTAGTTGACGCTCTGCAATACGTCGTATGCACCCAGCAAACCGGCCTCAATGTCCTGGCGGGTTTCCAGGCCAGCTTCGGCGTCAAGGCTGGCCCGCGGCTCAACCTGCAGCGCGTCCTCGCAAGACGAAGTGCCAAAGCCTAGCGTCAGCAGGAAAGCTGCTGCCGTAGTGAATCGGCGAATGGAAGAGAAATTCATTTCTACAGTCGAGTTAATTTATTAGAAACCGAGGGAGATGCCGCCCGTGATGGTGCGGGCTTGCGGGTACACCAGGAAGTCGGTACCCAGCGACGTGTTCGAGCCGCTGAAGGTGTTTACTTCCGGGTCGAGGCCCGAGTAGTTCGTCAGCGTAATGAGGTTCTGAGCCTGCACGTACACACGGGCAGTGTTCAGTTTCACGCGGCCGATCAACGACTTGGGCAGGGTGTAACCCAGGGTTACTTGCTTCAGACGAGCGTACGAACCATCCTCGATAAAGCGGTCAGACACGCGGCGGT includes the following:
- a CDS encoding RagB/SusD family nutrient uptake outer membrane protein; protein product: MNFSSIRRFTTAAAFLLTLGFGTSSCEDALQVEPRASLDAEAGLETRQDIEAGLLGAYDVLQSVNYWGLRYQLFADLGADNARHTGTFPSFAQIAQNQILPDNVEVTSMWNSIYGGINRANFIIQQAEKLNDPAFNKNQAIAEARALRAFHYMNLIGYWGGSPQGYGYAGGLGVPLRVVPTTNITGSEIAPIARASEAEVNALIRSDLDFAIANLGGSNKARITKAGALALRSRFELRNRNYDAVINYTAQITGFSLEPVYANIFTQKNSAESIWELPFDNVDSNSLAFFWFPSANGGRNEVDPATALPAAHESGDTRLPVNAVTAANATPVYPTGTTRKYFRVAAGDDNAILVRHAEVLLTRAEALAQNGDLVPALGILNTVRSRAGLTPRATTLTKDQLIAAILQERRIELAQEGHRWFDLRRTNTVQAARADVTQTFRHLWPIPQRELQTSPGVVEQNPGY